The Candidatus Nanosynbacter lyticus genome window below encodes:
- a CDS encoding ribonucleoside-diphosphate reductase subunit alpha codes for MQQINVIKRDGTKEPFDANKINAAILKACDGLPDQVSKVVQVATELQLTLFDGITTEQLDQAVIQTTLQNVKDDPDYDKIAARLLLKTIYKSILGDYETADELKKLHAREFPKFVKAAVKDGLLDKRMSDGRFDLKKLGEALQPERDDLSKYLGVMTNKNRYALRKQSGDSLETPQFTHMRIAMGLSYNEPDPTAAAIEFYEHMSKLEYLPGGSTRVNAGGSFPQLSNCFLLNVDDDMESIAKSVRDTMFIAKGTGGIGIGFTKLRAAGSPVKTTNTESTGPIPFMKMIDTALFAVSRKGKKAGAAAIYMENWHLNFGQFIDLRSNSGDPYMRTRFANTAVFISDEFMKRVQKDQDWYLFDPAETPDLPELYGEEFSARYKEYIKLAEAGKLRVFEKMSARQQFKQILTSLQATSHPWLTWKDTINVRALNNNTGTIHLSNLCTEITLPQDKDNIATCNLVSINLSAFLREDKTWDWDRLQEASRAAIRQLDNLIDITETPVKEAMHANQQTRAVGLGMMGFSDVLEKLGYCYESNEAYELIDQLTEFISYHAIDQSADLATKLGSYPTYNGSGWSKGVLPIDTVAELSNNRKVKVKIDNKTRLDWDKLRKKVKKGMRNATLMAIAPTANIGHVAGTTPGIDPQFAQIFSRSTLNGKFLEVNNNLVRDLKALNLWDDIKEEVFANQGDIQHIDVIPQKLRDVYKTSFQLSPYAFIEVAARAQKWVDQAISRNMYLATRDIDEYVEIYSEAWRRGLKTTYYLHVKPRHQSEQTTVSVEKLAEQKIRTGAKTRGFGFAKVNK; via the coding sequence ATGCAACAAATCAACGTCATCAAACGCGACGGGACAAAAGAGCCGTTTGATGCCAATAAAATTAACGCGGCGATTTTGAAGGCTTGCGACGGGCTGCCAGATCAGGTTTCTAAGGTGGTGCAGGTGGCAACCGAGCTGCAGCTGACACTATTTGACGGGATTACCACCGAGCAGCTCGATCAGGCCGTCATCCAGACGACACTACAGAATGTCAAGGATGATCCAGATTATGATAAAATCGCAGCCCGCTTGCTGCTAAAGACTATTTATAAGAGCATTTTGGGCGATTACGAGACGGCCGATGAATTAAAGAAATTGCACGCTCGGGAGTTTCCGAAATTTGTTAAAGCGGCGGTCAAAGATGGCTTACTTGATAAGCGGATGAGCGACGGGCGATTTGATTTGAAAAAATTGGGCGAAGCATTACAGCCAGAACGTGATGACCTCAGTAAATATCTCGGTGTGATGACGAATAAAAACCGCTATGCCTTGCGTAAACAAAGCGGCGACTCGCTGGAAACACCGCAATTTACTCATATGCGCATCGCCATGGGGCTTAGCTATAATGAGCCAGATCCAACTGCAGCAGCGATTGAGTTTTATGAACATATGAGTAAGTTGGAATATCTGCCAGGCGGCTCGACACGAGTCAATGCTGGCGGCTCCTTCCCGCAACTCAGCAATTGTTTTTTGTTAAATGTTGATGACGATATGGAATCAATTGCTAAGAGTGTGCGTGATACGATGTTTATCGCCAAGGGTACTGGCGGCATCGGCATCGGTTTTACTAAGTTGCGGGCAGCTGGTAGCCCAGTTAAAACCACTAATACTGAATCAACTGGCCCAATTCCTTTCATGAAGATGATTGACACGGCGTTATTTGCGGTCTCACGTAAGGGTAAAAAGGCGGGTGCGGCGGCCATTTATATGGAGAACTGGCACCTTAATTTTGGGCAGTTTATTGATCTGCGTTCTAACTCTGGCGACCCGTATATGCGCACGCGTTTTGCCAACACCGCGGTATTTATCTCTGATGAATTTATGAAGCGGGTGCAAAAAGATCAGGATTGGTATCTGTTTGACCCAGCGGAAACGCCAGATTTGCCAGAGTTGTACGGTGAGGAGTTTTCGGCGCGTTACAAGGAATATATTAAGCTAGCCGAAGCTGGTAAATTGCGGGTCTTTGAAAAGATGTCAGCCCGCCAGCAATTTAAGCAGATTTTGACTAGCCTGCAGGCTACTAGCCATCCGTGGTTAACCTGGAAAGATACCATTAATGTGCGGGCGCTGAATAATAACACTGGTACAATTCATCTGAGCAATCTGTGTACGGAAATTACCTTACCTCAAGACAAGGATAATATCGCCACCTGTAACTTGGTTAGTATCAATCTGTCGGCGTTTTTGCGTGAGGATAAGACGTGGGACTGGGACCGTTTACAAGAGGCTTCACGGGCAGCGATTCGGCAATTGGATAATCTGATTGACATTACTGAGACGCCAGTTAAAGAGGCAATGCACGCCAACCAGCAGACGCGAGCTGTCGGCCTGGGCATGATGGGTTTTTCGGACGTATTGGAAAAACTTGGCTATTGTTATGAGTCGAATGAAGCCTATGAGTTGATCGACCAATTGACGGAGTTTATCAGTTATCACGCCATCGACCAGTCGGCGGATTTGGCGACCAAGTTAGGTAGTTATCCGACATATAACGGTAGCGGCTGGAGTAAGGGTGTTTTGCCGATTGATACGGTGGCGGAATTGTCGAATAATCGCAAGGTTAAGGTGAAAATTGATAACAAAACCCGTCTAGATTGGGATAAACTACGTAAGAAAGTTAAAAAAGGCATGCGTAACGCCACATTGATGGCCATTGCACCGACCGCTAACATCGGTCATGTGGCAGGGACGACCCCTGGAATTGATCCGCAATTTGCCCAGATTTTTAGCCGTTCGACGCTGAACGGTAAGTTTTTGGAGGTGAATAATAACCTGGTGCGCGACCTTAAGGCGCTGAACTTGTGGGATGACATAAAAGAGGAAGTGTTCGCTAATCAGGGCGACATTCAGCACATCGACGTCATTCCGCAAAAACTGCGTGACGTCTACAAGACTAGCTTCCAGCTCAGCCCGTATGCTTTTATCGAGGTGGCGGCGCGGGCGCAAAAGTGGGTGGATCAGGCGATTAGCCGCAATATGTACCTGGCAACTCGTGATATTGATGAGTATGTGGAAATTTATTCTGAAGCCTGGCGGCGTGGTTTGAAAACGACTTACTACTTGCACGTTAAGCCACGTCATCAGTCAGAGCAGACCACAGTGTCGGTGGAAAAATTAGCAGAACAGAAGATTCGAACTGGCGCTAAAACACGCGGGTTTGGATTTGCCAAGGTTAATAAATAA
- a CDS encoding ribonucleotide-diphosphate reductase subunit beta, with amino-acid sequence MGILGSGLRDGLSLHPIRYPWAYDLYNQAVANTWFPNEVQLVQDLADFEKLSDEEKHALKTVISYLNPNELLINKSLAFGIYPYVNAAEAQLYLSKQMWEEANHFMTFEYIIETFPFDREEIYAAGFGKKSLADKADFQNKHLDVMLDPNLDIYTLEGKKDFVRSLVAYNIVLEGIWFYSGFMVGMSFRQRNLLRNVGTLLDWITKDENLHLTFGINLLLTILDENPELQTQEFAEEIRNLILQAVELEKEYNKDMLPKGILGLNADYVNQYVMHMTDRRLVELGFEPEYNVANPAKWMATANDTLELVNFFESTNTSYEVNTTK; translated from the coding sequence ATGGGTATTTTAGGTTCAGGACTACGCGACGGTTTATCACTGCACCCAATTCGCTACCCATGGGCGTATGACTTATACAACCAAGCGGTGGCTAACACCTGGTTTCCTAACGAGGTGCAGCTAGTCCAGGATTTGGCGGACTTTGAAAAACTCAGCGATGAGGAAAAGCACGCGCTCAAAACGGTGATTAGCTACCTCAACCCGAACGAGCTATTGATCAACAAGTCGCTGGCCTTTGGTATTTATCCATACGTCAACGCCGCTGAAGCGCAGCTCTATCTGTCAAAACAGATGTGGGAAGAAGCCAACCACTTCATGACCTTTGAATATATCATTGAGACCTTTCCATTTGATCGCGAGGAGATTTATGCGGCGGGCTTTGGCAAGAAATCGCTGGCCGACAAGGCAGATTTCCAGAACAAGCACCTCGATGTCATGCTTGATCCAAACCTCGATATCTACACGCTGGAGGGTAAAAAGGATTTTGTCCGCTCACTTGTGGCATATAACATCGTGCTGGAGGGTATTTGGTTCTACTCGGGCTTTATGGTCGGCATGAGTTTCCGTCAGCGCAACTTGCTGCGTAATGTCGGCACGCTGCTGGACTGGATCACCAAGGATGAGAATCTGCACTTGACCTTTGGTATCAATTTACTGCTGACTATTTTGGACGAAAACCCAGAACTGCAAACCCAGGAATTTGCCGAGGAAATCCGCAACCTCATCCTGCAGGCGGTGGAGCTGGAGAAAGAGTACAACAAGGATATGTTGCCAAAGGGAATCCTCGGCCTGAACGCTGATTATGTCAATCAATACGTCATGCACATGACTGACCGCCGCTTGGTCGAGCTTGGTTTTGAGCCTGAGTACAACGTGGCCAACCCGGCCAAATGGATGGCTACGGCAAATGACACCCTGGAATTGGTCAATTTCTTTGAAAGCACTAACACTAGCTATGAGGTGAATACCACAAAATAA
- a CDS encoding pyridoxamine 5'-phosphate oxidase family protein, translated as MDKITTDILDTVEVGALATVNRDRTPLVTPLHFVRYKNDNIIWISDRQSRHAVNAYRSGVVEFVVWNDQKSAVFLTTKVRELPEEEEAAALGVYANKLGDFMPRVENRQIYIMPIGNLDEKTTTENWLHFIA; from the coding sequence ATGGACAAAATTACAACAGATATTTTAGACACCGTGGAAGTTGGTGCTTTGGCTACCGTCAATCGCGACAGAACACCATTAGTGACGCCGCTCCACTTTGTGCGTTATAAAAATGACAACATTATTTGGATTTCTGACCGGCAATCCCGTCACGCTGTTAATGCGTACCGCAGCGGTGTTGTCGAATTTGTGGTTTGGAATGACCAAAAGAGTGCTGTCTTTTTGACAACAAAGGTGCGAGAGCTACCAGAGGAAGAAGAGGCGGCGGCTTTGGGGGTCTATGCCAATAAGCTGGGCGACTTTATGCCGCGCGTGGAAAATAGGCAAATTTACATCATGCCAATTGGCAATCTTGATGAAAAAACCACAACGGAAAATTGGCTGCATTTTATTGCGTAA
- a CDS encoding CTP synthase, with translation MAKKYIFVTGGVLSGVGKGITAASIGAVLQAKGIAVSVQKCDPYLNVDAGLLNPKEHGECFVTKDGAETDLDLGHYERFLDLELTRKNTTLSGRLLRDLIADERAGKFGGQTVQMVPHLTNSIKAAIREAAEGDVHIVEIGGTVGDYEGLSFIEAIRGFALDVGRENCLFVHVVYVPFLEASHEYKTKPAQNALADLRGFGIMPDVVAVRTEGHDKPPRSIGEKIAISSGVRQEGIIMMPNVDTVYEVPLTVYRDLGKLLGEFTDNSVEPNLQRWKRLAQRDTTEYAKRVTVGLVAKYIDNSDTYLSVTEALKSAAWANKSEISIKWINAETASEADLASVDAIVVPGGFGTRGVEGKIKAAEYCIKNNKPYLGICLGLQVAVIAAARLGGVANANSEEFGAEPGADVVYIMDGQQGKQSTGGTMRLGDYPAVLKSGSLVAKIYGKTEVIERHRHRYEVNQDFVQAIERGGLVISGTSPNGQLVEFIEAPHHRYFVATQAHPEFKSRPFRPHPLFDGLIRASLTK, from the coding sequence ATGGCAAAGAAGTATATTTTCGTAACCGGCGGCGTGCTGTCAGGCGTAGGTAAAGGTATCACGGCCGCCAGTATCGGTGCAGTGCTGCAGGCCAAAGGCATCGCCGTGTCGGTACAAAAGTGTGATCCGTATCTGAATGTTGATGCTGGACTGCTGAATCCGAAAGAGCACGGCGAGTGCTTTGTGACCAAGGATGGCGCCGAGACCGATTTGGACCTGGGCCACTACGAGCGGTTTTTGGATTTGGAATTGACGCGAAAAAACACCACGCTGTCGGGCCGATTGCTGCGCGATTTGATCGCCGATGAGCGGGCTGGTAAGTTTGGCGGCCAGACGGTACAGATGGTGCCGCATTTAACTAATTCTATCAAGGCGGCCATCCGCGAGGCGGCCGAGGGTGACGTTCATATCGTGGAAATTGGCGGCACAGTCGGCGACTACGAGGGTCTGAGCTTTATCGAGGCGATTCGCGGTTTTGCGCTGGATGTGGGACGGGAAAATTGCCTCTTCGTGCACGTGGTATATGTGCCGTTTTTGGAGGCGTCGCACGAGTACAAGACCAAGCCGGCTCAGAATGCGCTGGCGGATCTTCGCGGTTTTGGCATTATGCCGGATGTGGTGGCGGTGCGGACCGAGGGTCACGACAAGCCGCCGCGCAGTATCGGCGAAAAAATTGCTATTTCGTCTGGCGTGCGCCAGGAGGGAATTATTATGATGCCAAATGTCGATACAGTATATGAAGTGCCATTGACGGTGTACCGTGATTTGGGCAAGCTGCTTGGCGAGTTTACTGACAATTCAGTGGAGCCAAATTTACAGCGATGGAAACGTCTAGCTCAGCGCGATACTACTGAATATGCCAAGCGGGTAACCGTCGGCTTGGTGGCTAAATACATTGATAATTCTGATACCTACTTGTCGGTGACTGAGGCGCTGAAGTCTGCTGCTTGGGCGAACAAAAGTGAGATTTCTATTAAGTGGATTAACGCTGAGACAGCCAGCGAAGCTGATTTGGCCAGCGTTGACGCTATCGTGGTGCCGGGCGGTTTTGGCACGCGCGGCGTGGAGGGGAAGATTAAAGCAGCTGAATATTGTATAAAAAACAACAAGCCGTATCTAGGAATTTGTCTTGGCCTGCAGGTGGCGGTCATTGCGGCAGCGCGTTTGGGCGGCGTGGCGAATGCTAACAGTGAAGAGTTTGGCGCTGAGCCTGGCGCGGATGTGGTGTACATCATGGACGGACAGCAGGGCAAGCAGTCGACCGGCGGCACGATGCGCCTCGGCGATTATCCGGCGGTGCTGAAATCTGGTTCGCTTGTTGCTAAAATTTATGGTAAAACAGAGGTAATTGAGCGGCATCGCCATCGCTACGAAGTGAATCAAGATTTTGTTCAAGCGATTGAGAGGGGCGGCCTGGTGATTTCTGGCACGTCGCCGAACGGTCAGCTGGTGGAATTTATCGAAGCGCCGCATCATCGGTATTTCGTGGCCACGCAAGCTCATCCTGAATTTAAGTCGCGCCCGTTCCGCCCGCATCCACTATTTGACGGGCTGATTCGAGCCAGCTTGACAAAGTAA